The proteins below come from a single Rosa rugosa chromosome 2, drRosRugo1.1, whole genome shotgun sequence genomic window:
- the LOC133732187 gene encoding PRA1 family protein H yields the protein MVFSANPLSLSVSDPFFDSWLRQNGYPEILEHRPTSATPTTVSAATTSTSAATSTSTSTSTANGFFTSLYSTICILLSLFATNPFAKLTNEDLAAPTPPWQAGFVGDYESYSFPVSSSQAQLRVQENVKRYARNYAWLLVIFFACSLYQMPLAAAGLIFCLALWEIFKLCGGMWGLDQYPTIQQTIIRVAQCVAAVILIYSGVQMALFSALSVTYAGMILHTGFRTLTRAKQASRGRSR from the exons ATGGTATTCTCAGCCAACCCATTATCCCTCAGCGTCTCCGACCCTTTCTTCGACTCATGGCTCCGTCAAAACGGCTACCCTGAAATCCTCGAGCACCGACCCACCTCCGCCACACCCACCACCGTCTCCGCCGCCACAACCTCCACCTCTGCCGCCACCTcaacctccacctccacctccaccgcAAATGGGTTCTTCACCTCACTCTACTCCACCATCTGcatcctcctctctctcttcgccACCAACCCCTTCGCCAAGCTCACCAACGAGGACCTCGCCGCCCCTACGCCGCCGTGGCAAGCCGGGTTTGTTGGGGACTACGAGTCCTACTCGTTCCCGGTGTCTAGCTCTCAGGCCCAGTTGAGGGTCCAGGAGAATGTGAAGAGATATGCTAGGAACTATGCTTGGTTGTTGGTCATCTTCTTCGCTTGTTCTCT ATATCAAATGCCATTGGCTGCTGCTGGATTGATATTTTGTTTGGCACTATGGGAAATCTTTAAGCTCTGCGGTGGAATGTGGGGACTGGATCAGTACCCAACAATTCAGCAAACCATAATACGTGTTGCTCAATGTG TAGCTGCTGTTATCCTGATATATTCGGGTGTTCAAATGGCTCTATTCTCGGCACTTAGTGTCACTTATGCAG GAATGATACTGCACACCGGATTTCGGACGCTGACTCGTGCAAAGCAAGCTTCTCGTGGTAGATCGAGATGA
- the LOC133728047 gene encoding uncharacterized protein LOC133728047, which translates to MSGGPLLKHLASTLPSRAFTLTRPFPSRFFTTRKPRYLSRPNSLAAANISTSSSETPSAQPFALPFQSVNIRCQRHVSDMLQEALLCFGASSTSVDEDDDYEDSDEICITSIFPEGEDVNTCISCAADSISLKEIPSYEVTIGEQYDWIKKTQESFHPVEITEGLWIVPAWKTPPDAQATNIILNPGLAFGTGEHPTTRLCLLLLHGLIKGGEQFLDYGTGSGILAIAAVKFGAALSVGIDIDPQAITSAHQNATLNNIGPEQMQLYLVPSENCSTWTDPCGNVEERSAFVAEAISETDKYDVLIANILLNPLMDLADQIVSYAKPGAVIGLSGILSDQLPYIMERYSQFLEGVSTTEMDGWACVHGRKKQNVAGN; encoded by the exons atgtcaggCGGTCCTTTGCTCAAACACCTTGCCTCCACTCTCCCCTCTCGAGCTTTCACTCTCACTCGCCCATTTCCCTCTCGCTTCTTCACTACCCGGAAGCCCAGATACCTCTCGCGGCCCAATTCACTTGCTGCTGCAAACATCTCCACTTCTTCTTCAGAGACTCCCTCTGCCCAGCCCTTTGCTTTGCCTTTCCAATCTGTCAACATTCGCTGCCAAAGACATGTCTCT GATATGCTTCAAGAAGCTTTGTTATGTTTTGGAGCAAGTTCTACTAGTGTTGATGAAGACGATGACTATGAGGATTCCGACGAG ATTTGCATTACTTCCATATTTCCTGAAGGCGAAGACGTAAATACTTGCATTTCCTGTGCTGCTGATTCCATAAGCTTGAAAGAGATACCTAGTTATGAAGTTACGATAGGTGAGCAGTACGACTGGATAAAAAAAACTCAG GAATCATTTCATCCTGTTGAAATTACTGAAGGACTCTGGATTGTGCCCGCCTGGAAAACTCCCCCT GATGCCCAAGCAACAAATATAATTCTGAATCCTGGATTAGCATTTGGAACCGGAGAGCATCCTACTACAAGGTTATGCCTGTTGCTGCTTCATGGCTTGATAAAGGGGGGAGAACAATTCTTGGACTATGGCACAGGTTCTGGAATTCTTGCAATTGCTGCAGTTAAG TTTGGTGCTGCCTTATCAGTCGGAATTGATATAGATCCACAAGCAATTACATCTGCACACCAGAATGCTACTCTGAACAACATAGGACCTGAACAGATGCAATTATATCTAGTTCCGAGTGAAAATTGCTCAACTTGGACAGATCCATGTGGAAATGTGGAAGAACGGAGCGCATTTGTAGCGGAAGCCATCTCAGAAACAGACAAGTACGATGTACTAATTGCAAATATACTTTTAAATCCCCTAATGGATTTGGCAGATCAGATCGTCTCTTATGCAAAGCCTGGGGCAGTTATCGGTCTCTCTGGGATTCTCTCTGATCAG CTTCCATATATTATGGAGCGATATTCACAGTTCTTGGAAGGTGTATCGACTACAGAGATGGATGGTTGGGCCTGTGTCCATGGCAGAAAGAAGCAAAATGTTGCTGGCAACTGA
- the LOC133728046 gene encoding uncharacterized protein LOC133728046: protein MAKSSSSHRKKRDKISSKARTKKRSKSKSKSKSKSEKYRSKKVRRRDDSLSFSDEDDSRSLSSDSLFSSGRRARSRTRRDVKGSKKRARKRSYSSEESPRPRPKKRKATKKVKEYEAKKRSRSREKPKRNARTSSVSSESWSCSTCQGGGVSGDEIESKRHRGRSEKRKREETDRNKVESGTERSRYRSRSRSLRSHYSESDCQSQERVTGESNGRRLRSVIAVAEEDNEGRWLDEDGHKEEITYDRDDYPSCRSNDSNDGGSKKELDNHLHVASEVRMRVESEKEEEALVSDAEGINSSRDGTMMTDHVNENKISGEISSLKDDDLETILRQKALENLKRFRGKPQRIAVTGNQEDKKQPSGAKAELVQTDSPKEDMSEINGQTRLAEETNGPPVKDSICGNEPVSAKQDVACPTHQEPVAGISKMVSTTAVVDKPNLAAPKSMSGSLKTHSTLKPALASLEPPQERLLVTESSVDNTASVTAQTVTQSSNNDALDISNGSGSTAPEPSGENRSGLQQDEAKDGSQFEQKTMSVMRGSEMVQVSYKVYIPKKAPALARRRLKR from the exons ATGGCCAAGTCCTCTTCTTCCCATCGTAAGAAACGCGACAAGATTTCCTCCAag GCTCGAACGAAGAAGAGGAGTAAGAGCAAGAGCAAGAGCAAGAGCAAGAGTGAGAAATATAGATCCAAGAAGGTTCGTCGTCGCGAtgattctctttctttttcggATGAGGATGATTCCAGAAGCTTGAGTTCAGATTCGTTGTTTAGCTCTGGTAGAAGGGCTCGTTCACGCACTCGGAGGGATGTGAAGGGTAGCAAGAAGAGGGCTCGGAAGCGATCTTATAGCAGTGAGGAGTCTCCCCGTCCCCGTCCGAAGAAGAGGAAAGCAACAAAGAAGGTTAAGGAGTATGAGgcgaagaagagaagccgttcGAGGGAGAAGCCTAAGAGAAATGCTAGGACTAGTTCTGTGAGTAGTGAGTCTTGGAGCTGCTCGACTTGTCAGGGTGGGGGTGTTAGTGGTGACGAGATTGAATCTAAAAGACATAGGGGAAGGTCTGAAAAACGAAAGAGAGAGGAAACCGATAGAAACAAGGTTGAGAGTGGGACTGAGAGGAGTAGATATAGATCTAGGAGTCGTTCTTTGCGCAGTCATTATAGCGAGAGTGATTGTCAGAGTCAGGAAAGAGTGACCGGTGAGAGCAATGGGAGGAGATTGAGATCAGTTATTGCAGTAGCCGAAGAAGACAATGAAGGCAGATGGTTAGACGAGGATGGGCACAAAGAAGAGATTACATATGATCGTGATGATTACCCTTCTTGTAGAAGTAATGACAGTAATGACGGAGGGAGCAAGAAGGAGTTGGATAATCATTTACATGTTGCATCCGAGGTGAGAATGAGGGTAGAGAGTGAGAAAGAGGAAGAAGCTCTTGTTTCTGATGCAGAAGGAATTAATTCTAGCCGTGATGGAACCATGATGACTGATCATGTTAATGAAAATAAGATCTCTGGGGAAATTAGTAGTTTGAAAGATGATGATCTGGAGACGATCTTAAGGCAGAAGGCTTTAGAAAATCTAAAAAGGTTCAGAGGAAAGCCTCAAAGGATTGCAGTAACTGGTAATCAGGAAGATAAGAAGCAACCATCTGGTGCAAAGGCTGAATTGGTTCAAACAGACTCCCCCAAGGAGGATATGTCCGAAATAAATGGTCAAACCCGATTAGCAGAAGAGACCAATGGGCCTCCAGTGAAAGATTCCATTTGTGGAAATGAACCTGTCTCTGCCAAGCAAGATGTTGCTTGTCCAACACATCAAGAGCCTGTTGCTGGTATTTCCAAAATGGTTAGCACTACTGCTGTCGTAGATAAACCAAACTTGGCTGCACCAAAATCAATGTCTGGTTCACTAAAAACTCACTCAACTTTGAAGCCAGCACTTGCTTCTCTGGAACCCCCTCAGGAAAGATTGTTGGTAACTGAGAGTAGTGTAGACAACACAGCTTCTGTTACTGCTCAAACTGTGACCCAAAGTAGCAATAATGATGCTCTAGACATCAGCAACGGTTCTGGTTCTACTGCTCCTGAACCTTCTGGAGAGAATAGGTCTGGTTTACAGCAAGATGAGGCTAAGGATGGTTCACAGTTTGAGCAGAAGACCATGTCTGTGATGCGAGGTAGTGAAATGGTACAG GTAAGCTACAAGGTTTACATCCCGAAGAAAGCCCCTGCTTTGGCAAGGAGGCGCCTCAAGCGTTGA
- the LOC133728048 gene encoding protein yippee-like At5g53940 isoform X3, which yields MGRIFVLELEGRSYRCKFCKTHLALFADCVSRAFHCRRGKAYLFNNAVNITMGALEERMMLSGVHTVADIFCCFCGQIVGWKYETAHDVAQKYKEGKFVLER from the exons ATGGGAAGAATATTCGTGTTAGAGCTAGAGGGAAGGTCTTACAGATGCAAGTTCTGCAAGACCCACTTGGCCCTCTTCGCCGATTGTGTCTCCAGG GCTTTTCATTGTCGCCGGGGAAAAGCGTACCTCTTCAACAATGC GGTAAATATAACTATGGGAGCATTAGAGGAGAGGATGATGCTCTCAGGTGTGCACACTGTTGCGGATATATTTTGCTGCTTTTGTGGACAAATTGTGGGCTGGAAAtat GAGACTGCACATGATGTGGCCCAGAAATATAAAGAGGGAAAGTTTGTCCTCGAAAG GTGA
- the LOC133728048 gene encoding protein yippee-like At5g53940 isoform X1 has protein sequence MGRIFVLELEGRSYRCKFCKTHLALFADCVSRAFHCRRGKAYLFNNAVNITMGALEERMMLSGVHTVADIFCCFCGQIVGWKYETAHDVAQKYKEGKFVLERGRIIEDVDFSTEFDIDSEDA, from the exons ATGGGAAGAATATTCGTGTTAGAGCTAGAGGGAAGGTCTTACAGATGCAAGTTCTGCAAGACCCACTTGGCCCTCTTCGCCGATTGTGTCTCCAGG GCTTTTCATTGTCGCCGGGGAAAAGCGTACCTCTTCAACAATGC GGTAAATATAACTATGGGAGCATTAGAGGAGAGGATGATGCTCTCAGGTGTGCACACTGTTGCGGATATATTTTGCTGCTTTTGTGGACAAATTGTGGGCTGGAAAtat GAGACTGCACATGATGTGGCCCAGAAATATAAAGAGGGAAAGTTTGTCCTCGAAAG AGGGAGGATCATCGAGGACGTAGATTTTTCCACAGAGTTCGATATTGATTCTGAAGATGCTTAG
- the LOC133728048 gene encoding uncharacterized protein LOC133728048 isoform X2 — protein MGRIFVLELEGRSYRCKFCKTHLALFADCVSRVSFFPCDLVRLFIVAGEKRTSSTMRPLLILDISQTLPSTMTFPIKRQAKIKQKQNGNESTVDTERLACWERRMNPKPHTIGKCLHIIFSV, from the exons ATGGGAAGAATATTCGTGTTAGAGCTAGAGGGAAGGTCTTACAGATGCAAGTTCTGCAAGACCCACTTGGCCCTCTTCGCCGATTGTGTCTCCAGG GTCTCATTTTTCCCTTGTGATTTGGTCAGGCTTTTCATTGTCGCCGGGGAAAAGCGTACCTCTTCAACAATGC GCCCCCTTTTGATCTTAGACatctctcaaactcttcccagcACAATGACTTTCCCAATAAAGAGGCAAGCCAAGATCAAACAAAAGCAGAATGGTAATGAATCAACAGTGGACACAGAGAGATTGGCTTGTTGGGAAAGGAGAATGAACCCCAAACCACATACCATAGGGAAGTGTCTTCACATTATATTCAGTGTGTAG